The following are from one region of the Rhodopirellula sp. P2 genome:
- a CDS encoding sodium:solute symporter family protein codes for MMYLAMHNGVPQFIIILVYLGLLLALGLFSSRLFRGTKEDYQVASHSIGPFLLLMSMFGTTMTAFALVGSSGEAFREGIGVYGMLASSSGIIHSLCFFLIGVKVWRFARAHNYTTQIEFFRDRLNNNLVGWLLFPILVGMIIPYLLVGVISAGGVVQALTAGLAPDMFPVPLEGGPGGIDPAVHGGIPAWLGSLTICTVVLVYVFFGGMRGTTWANTFQTLVFMILGVVTFFVIANKLGKQDSFFENLRVLGESIPEEGKTRVAMSKTKFFTYLMIPLSVGMFPHLFQHWMTAKKASTFKLSVICHPLFIMIVWVPCVLVGVWATGELMPTKPPLPRLPGGDLVDANKVLPFLVKTQTAPILGGFLAAGILAAIMSSLDSQFLCIGTMFNNDVVNHTFGEDRFSDKQQVLFTRLFIVGIVAITYLLSLGNVRSVFALGVWCFSGFSALFPLVVAALYWRGLTASGAIAGILAAISSWSYLFYHGTLDPEGLSKYVLRLPIGGETYEVMPVVAMVFSTLIAMVVVSMVTPKPPKETLAKFFPDQA; via the coding sequence TCGCCAGCCATTCCATCGGTCCGTTCCTGCTGTTGATGAGCATGTTTGGAACGACCATGACCGCCTTTGCCTTGGTCGGCAGCAGCGGCGAAGCCTTCCGCGAAGGCATCGGCGTCTACGGCATGCTGGCCAGCAGCAGTGGGATCATTCACTCCCTGTGCTTCTTTCTGATTGGTGTCAAAGTTTGGCGATTCGCTCGCGCCCACAACTACACCACCCAAATCGAATTCTTCCGCGACCGCCTGAACAACAATCTGGTCGGCTGGCTGCTGTTCCCGATCCTGGTCGGCATGATCATCCCATACCTGTTGGTCGGCGTGATCAGTGCCGGTGGTGTTGTCCAAGCCCTGACCGCCGGGCTGGCCCCGGACATGTTCCCGGTTCCTCTCGAAGGTGGCCCCGGCGGAATCGACCCGGCGGTGCACGGCGGCATTCCCGCTTGGCTCGGTTCGCTCACGATCTGCACGGTCGTGTTGGTGTACGTGTTCTTTGGCGGGATGCGCGGCACCACCTGGGCCAACACCTTCCAAACGTTGGTCTTCATGATTCTGGGAGTCGTGACGTTCTTCGTCATCGCCAACAAACTTGGCAAGCAAGACAGCTTCTTCGAAAACCTCCGTGTGCTTGGTGAATCCATTCCCGAAGAAGGCAAAACCAGGGTGGCGATGAGCAAGACCAAGTTCTTCACCTACCTGATGATTCCTCTGTCCGTGGGGATGTTCCCGCACCTGTTTCAACACTGGATGACCGCCAAGAAAGCCAGCACGTTCAAGCTGTCCGTCATCTGCCACCCGCTGTTCATCATGATTGTCTGGGTGCCGTGTGTCCTGGTGGGCGTTTGGGCGACCGGCGAATTGATGCCGACCAAGCCCCCACTGCCACGTTTGCCCGGTGGCGACCTGGTGGACGCGAACAAGGTGTTGCCTTTCCTGGTCAAAACACAGACCGCACCGATCCTGGGTGGTTTCTTGGCCGCGGGGATTCTGGCCGCGATCATGTCCAGCCTGGACAGCCAGTTCCTGTGCATCGGAACGATGTTCAACAACGACGTGGTCAACCACACGTTCGGCGAAGACCGTTTCTCGGACAAACAACAAGTCCTGTTCACACGGTTGTTCATCGTCGGAATCGTGGCCATCACGTACCTGCTCAGCCTCGGCAACGTTCGCAGTGTGTTTGCACTGGGAGTCTGGTGTTTCAGCGGATTCAGTGCCCTGTTCCCGTTGGTTGTCGCGGCGTTGTATTGGCGAGGCCTCACTGCATCGGGCGCAATCGCCGGTATTCTGGCCGCAATTTCCAGTTGGTCTTACCTGTTCTACCACGGCACCTTGGATCCCGAGGGCCTGAGCAAGTATGTCCTGCGTCTGCCAATCGGAGGCGAGACCTACGAAGTGATGCCCGTCGTCGCGATGGTGTTCAGCACGCTGATTGCGATGGTCGTGGTTTCCATGGTGACACCCAAGCCGCCGAAGGAAACCCTGGCAAAGTTCTTCCCAGATCAGGCCTGA